The Musa acuminata AAA Group cultivar baxijiao chromosome BXJ3-6, Cavendish_Baxijiao_AAA, whole genome shotgun sequence region CGCTCTTTCTGGCGCCGCCGGCGGTGGGGGTGACGAGGGAGGTGGCGAGGGTGACGAAGGAGAGGACGGAGCGGAAGAAGTGGGAGGGGAGGAGGAAGTAGGACTGGCCCGGCTGGAGCTGGTCGCCGGCCGCCAGCGGCGGGACCTTCTGTCCGATGAAGAAGGCGTCGGAGCGGCAGACGAGGTGGGAGGGATGCTCCCTCATGAGCTCCGCGGCCGCCACCGGCCGGTGGTACACCCTGACCCGTCCGTCGCAGCCGATGAGCCGGACACCCGCCCCCGCTTGCGACGGCGGGGCCGGGTTAGTTCGCCTGGCGGCCGCCGGCCGCCACGTCGCGCCCACCAAGTGGAAGCACCACGGGATCACCTGCAGACTGAGGGACTTCAACCCCATCTACTGTACTTGTACGATCTTTCTCTTCATGCACGCCCGGCTCTGTATGACGCGTTAACACAACcagacacacacaaacacacagaaAGAAGCAGCAGTCTCTTCGTACTCTTGTTTAGAACAAAGAGCACACAAGAGAAGCATTTCAGAGAGAAGTGgacggcagaggaggaggaggaggagatcgtAGGAGAGGAGTGTTTATAGAATGGATGGTCAGAGTGCAACCAGTACTGGATTCAAACAAAAGGTGAAGGCTGTACTCCTGTGGTGGTGATGGCACACTAGCATATGATGAGCTTTTGGCATCTCTTTCTTTGTGGGCATGGGAGGTGAGTGAAGCGTGAGATCTAGGAACAGCTttcccttactttctctctctctctctctctctctcttcttttttgctTGAGTACAGTATTCTTTATTTTTAGCATCTCTGGTCATGGATTGGTGACAGGTTTGTCTCTTTGACCGAGTTCTCCGACGCCTCTCTGGTTGGTTGCTGTGGTCTTCCACATGggagacctctctctctctctctctctagccgaATGAAGGAGGAGGAATAGTGGGCCAAAATGCATCCGAAGAAAAAGAAGTAGAATTGTTGTGGCTTGATTACTAGCAGTAATCATGAACAAAATGTTGTGGAAGCACTCATAATTCTTATTTAATTGCATCAATTATCATAACCTTCAAAGTGGTAGTATGGCttgtttaatttttataattcataatttGAAACTTGATGGTAATAAATTCTATTAATCATCTTTTTTGAGAAAGTCGAATGGATTAGTAAGTTATTAAAAAGTGATAAgtatcatcatatacatcatttgatattataatatttttaatttaaaaatatataaataaattttactAATCCACGTGTTTAATCTTGAGCATTCAACGCAAATAATATTTGTTAGTCCAATAAAAAATAACCCGATTCAGCTTGTCCAATCCACGCATGCAATAGATTTCTTTTATACATATAATAATGGTAACGATCATGGATCCAATATATTGCATTCTGGATGGTGCATTTCTCACCATTGATTCAACTCAACCTGGATTTACGTCTACTTAATTTTGACTCACTCTCACATTCAAATATGGGTGTGTTTGACCACTGTGCATCTCGAGAAAGTTTGGAGTACCCCAACATAGAGTGAGACACAAACGAGACGCCTTATCCAACCCCCTTCGTAAACAAACAAAAGGAGATGCGACGAAGAAGCCGAGACGCAGTCTCTTATTCAATCACCCACACCACAcggttcaaatcttcaaaggcagACTGTGTCTCGTTTTGGATGCatgattcctctctctctctctctctctctcacacacacacacgcacacatcaCCCCAAGGTTGCATGTGAAGGAATGGCTATGGGTAACCGTGCAAGATCCAACTCCTATGCATGCAAAAGGAGCTCTCTTTCTTAGCATAGAagtctcaaagcctcatcccgccCAATACTTTGATGTCAGAAGAAAAAGGGAACAATGAGGAACACAAAAAGAGAGGACACACGTACAAGAATGCATGGCATCAGGCGAACCTTTGGTATCAGATTAGATTTGTTTGTCTGTAAACAACACCGGTGTTGCCTCATTGCACATCTCCAAGTGTAATCAAACGATACATTGCTTGGCCGGTAGGTGTTGAAACAGAAATCTTTAGAACTTGGAACTAATCTAAAAACAAGTTGAATGTTTTAGATTCTAAAAATCGAGAATCTCTGAATGGATGTGAATGGATCAAACCCAACCCGGTCCGGCTGAACTCGGGTTTAGGTCTATTTTCCTTTCAACTGAGATCCTTTGCAATGCATAAGATTCACAGAGATAAGCAGATCAGAACAGAGAACTAAATGCTCACTTCTTGAATGCTTAATGAGCTTTAAAGA contains the following coding sequences:
- the LOC135639994 gene encoding uncharacterized protein LOC135639994, giving the protein MGLKSLSLQVIPWCFHLVGATWRPAAARRTNPAPPSQAGAGVRLIGCDGRVRVYHRPVAAAELMREHPSHLVCRSDAFFIGQKVPPLAAGDQLQPGQSYFLLPSHFFRSVLSFVTLATSLVTPTAGGARKSALRPFDIHKTATGTLQIRVSDEFLIEGVREEESCTVISRVVTTEALEKEYKLLMRCKSKQWRPKLETITESERRSRGVGLFGVFKSRRKKKNKNGSQ